In the genome of Mucilaginibacter defluvii, one region contains:
- a CDS encoding aspartate kinase: MKVLKFGGTSVGSPERMKKLLDIVDASQRQIVVLSAVSGTTNSLVEIGQAYLAGDKPKAASLIAALKGKYEVFIQELFANEEYRAQGKEVIDYHFNLLTGLANDLFTPIEEKIILAQGELLSTTLYHVYLKEIGVPSVLLPALDFMKIDEDNEPVVDYITSHLTPLLDKHPDNNLFITQGYICRNSFGEIDNLRRGGSDYTASLIGAGIRSEEVQIWTDIDGMHNNDPRIVKGTQPIAQLSFDEAAELAYFGAKILHPQSVFPAQRYKIPVRLLNTMDPQAQGTLITNESEKNRIKSIAAKDDITAIRIQSSRMLLAYGFLRRVFEVFERYKTSIDMITTSEVAVSLTIDDTTYLGQIEAELNTFGSVEIETKQTIICVVGDFGTDKHGYAARVLEAVKHIPLRMISYGGSEHNLSLLVKTEEKTEALRSLHSRLF; the protein is encoded by the coding sequence ATGAAAGTTTTAAAATTTGGAGGAACATCTGTAGGCAGTCCTGAAAGGATGAAAAAACTGCTGGATATTGTTGATGCTTCTCAACGTCAGATCGTGGTGCTTTCGGCAGTGTCGGGCACAACAAACAGTTTAGTTGAAATAGGGCAGGCATACCTTGCAGGCGATAAACCCAAGGCAGCCTCATTAATTGCTGCATTAAAGGGTAAGTACGAAGTTTTTATCCAAGAGCTTTTCGCTAACGAAGAATACCGTGCGCAAGGCAAGGAAGTGATCGATTATCATTTTAACCTGCTTACCGGCCTGGCGAATGATCTGTTTACGCCTATTGAAGAAAAGATAATACTGGCGCAGGGCGAGCTGCTTTCGACCACCTTATACCATGTTTATCTGAAAGAGATCGGTGTGCCGTCGGTACTGTTACCGGCGCTCGATTTTATGAAGATTGATGAAGATAATGAACCTGTGGTTGATTACATCACCTCGCACCTTACCCCATTGCTTGATAAGCATCCGGATAATAACCTGTTTATTACACAGGGTTATATTTGCCGCAACAGCTTTGGCGAAATTGATAACCTGCGCCGTGGCGGCAGTGACTACACCGCATCACTGATAGGGGCAGGCATACGCAGCGAGGAAGTACAGATATGGACGGATATTGACGGTATGCACAACAACGATCCGCGTATTGTTAAAGGCACGCAGCCAATTGCCCAGCTATCGTTTGATGAGGCAGCCGAGCTGGCTTACTTTGGCGCAAAGATATTGCATCCGCAGAGTGTGTTCCCGGCGCAGCGTTACAAAATACCGGTACGCTTACTTAATACTATGGATCCGCAGGCCCAAGGTACGCTGATCACTAACGAAAGCGAAAAGAACCGTATAAAATCAATCGCCGCTAAGGATGATATAACCGCTATTCGCATACAATCAAGCCGTATGCTGCTGGCTTATGGCTTTTTGAGGCGCGTTTTCGAGGTATTTGAGCGTTATAAAACCTCTATCGATATGATCACCACGTCGGAAGTGGCGGTGTCATTAACCATTGATGATACCACCTACCTTGGCCAGATAGAAGCTGAGCTGAATACCTTCGGCAGTGTGGAGATAGAAACTAAGCAAACTATAATTTGCGTAGTTGGTGATTTTGGCACTGATAAGCACGGTTACGCCGCGCGCGTGCTGGAAGCTGTAAAACATATTCCGTTGCGTATGATATCTTACGGTGGCAGTGAGCACAACCTGTCGTTACTGGTAAAAACCGAAGAGAAAACCGAAGCGTTGCGCAGTTTACACAGCCGTTTATTTTAA
- a CDS encoding ABC transporter ATP-binding protein, with protein MQPLITLTDIGRRYVIGSEVIHALKSVSLTINKGEFVALMGPSGSGKSTLMNILGCLDTPSKGEYVLNGINVSHMSDDDLAEVRNSEIGFVFQTFNLLPRNSSLENVALPLVYAGISKTDRLARAHKALENVGLGHRVDHKPNELSGGQRQRVAVARALINNPSIILADEPTGNLDTKTSIEIMGLIEDIHAKGNTIILVTHEEDIAQHAHRIVRMRDGLIEKDYINPDIHTVLKERELL; from the coding sequence ATGCAGCCACTTATTACCCTTACCGATATAGGCCGGAGATATGTTATTGGCAGTGAGGTTATTCACGCGCTTAAATCAGTATCGTTAACCATAAACAAAGGAGAGTTTGTGGCCCTGATGGGGCCTTCGGGTTCGGGCAAATCAACGCTGATGAATATTTTAGGGTGTTTAGATACCCCTTCAAAAGGCGAATATGTGCTTAACGGCATTAACGTAAGCCATATGAGCGATGACGACCTTGCCGAGGTGCGTAACTCCGAAATTGGCTTCGTTTTTCAAACATTCAATTTGTTGCCGCGTAACAGTTCGCTCGAAAATGTAGCGCTTCCGTTGGTTTACGCCGGCATAAGCAAGACCGACAGGCTTGCGCGTGCGCACAAGGCGCTCGAAAATGTAGGGCTTGGGCATCGGGTTGATCACAAACCCAATGAGCTTTCGGGCGGGCAGCGCCAGCGTGTGGCCGTAGCACGGGCGTTAATTAACAACCCATCCATTATATTAGCTGATGAGCCTACCGGTAACCTCGATACCAAAACATCTATCGAGATAATGGGGCTTATTGAGGATATACATGCCAAAGGCAACACTATTATACTGGTAACGCACGAAGAGGATATTGCCCAGCATGCACACCGCATTGTGCGTATGCGCGATGGGCTGATCGAAAAGGACTATATAAACCCAGATATACATACCGTTTTAAAGGAACGGGAATTATTATAA
- the kdsB gene encoding 3-deoxy-manno-octulosonate cytidylyltransferase, whose translation MPNISNRENISSPSGEAGRGSILGIIPARYASSRFPGKPLVDIAGKSMIQRVYEQASKCPDLAAVVAATDDERIFEHVIAFGGRVVMTSADHQSGTDRCAEVALQHPEYEVIINIQGDEPYIDPEQITKLAHCFSNPQTQIATLVKQIKTVQELLNANSPKVVINKLSEAIYFSRSPLPHLRGEEPENWLGFHTYFKHIGIYGYRADVLQQITKLPISSLETAEKLEQLRWIENGYRIQVAETELETHAIDTPEDLKLLNHP comes from the coding sequence ATGCCCAATATATCAAATAGAGAAAACATTTCCTCCCCTTCAGGGGAGGCCGGGAGGGGCAGTATTTTAGGCATCATCCCTGCCCGCTATGCATCGAGCCGCTTTCCGGGTAAGCCATTGGTTGATATTGCGGGCAAGAGCATGATACAACGTGTGTATGAGCAAGCCTCCAAATGCCCGGACCTGGCAGCGGTTGTGGCAGCTACGGATGACGAGCGCATATTTGAACATGTTATCGCTTTTGGTGGCCGCGTGGTAATGACCAGCGCCGACCATCAAAGCGGTACCGACCGCTGTGCCGAGGTAGCGCTACAGCATCCGGAATATGAGGTGATTATTAACATCCAGGGCGATGAACCTTATATTGACCCGGAGCAGATCACCAAGCTGGCGCATTGTTTCAGCAACCCGCAAACGCAGATAGCTACACTGGTTAAGCAAATTAAAACTGTACAAGAGTTGTTGAACGCTAACTCGCCCAAGGTCGTAATCAACAAACTGTCAGAAGCTATTTACTTTTCGCGTTCGCCCCTGCCCCACCTGCGCGGCGAGGAACCGGAGAACTGGCTGGGCTTCCATACCTATTTTAAACATATAGGCATATACGGCTACCGAGCCGATGTACTGCAGCAAATCACCAAGCTACCCATATCATCACTGGAAACCGCCGAGAAACTGGAGCAACTCCGCTGGATAGAGAACGGCTACCGCATACAGGTTGCCGAAACAGAACTGGAAACACATGCTATTGATACACCTGAGGATTTGAAGTTGCTTAATCACCCCTAA
- the lysA gene encoding diaminopimelate decarboxylase: MFNDNVIDRFQGLETPFYYYDLDLLRRTLAACNEAAGKYGFHVHYAMKANFDEQVLRAIQSYGFGADCVSGNEVLAALKHGFGKDKVVFAGVGKSDKEIIAALEADIFCFNVESVQELEVINELAAARNKKARVAIRINPNVDAHTHHYITTGLDENKFGINTWQLNDVAEKLRSSASLEFVGIHFHVGSQITDMEVFRSLCVRINEIQAWFEDRGFTIKILNAGGGLGVNYYSPDENNIADFESYFKVFKDFLNVKPGQEVHFELGRVLVAQSAALISRVLYVKNGQRKNFLVLDAGMTELIRPMLYQAYHQIDNLSRKPENVTDAVKYDVVGPICESTDCFRKDVELPQSYRGDIIAVRTAGAYGQVMASGYNLRTPVQSVYSGE; encoded by the coding sequence ATGTTTAACGATAATGTTATAGATCGTTTCCAGGGTTTGGAAACGCCTTTTTATTACTACGACCTCGATCTGCTGCGCCGCACATTGGCTGCTTGTAACGAGGCCGCCGGTAAATACGGCTTTCATGTCCATTATGCCATGAAGGCGAATTTTGACGAGCAGGTGCTCCGGGCCATTCAGTCCTACGGTTTCGGTGCTGATTGCGTGAGCGGTAACGAAGTGTTGGCCGCGCTGAAGCATGGTTTCGGTAAAGATAAGGTGGTATTTGCCGGCGTAGGTAAATCAGACAAAGAAATAATTGCCGCCTTAGAGGCCGATATCTTTTGCTTCAATGTAGAATCGGTGCAGGAGCTGGAGGTGATTAACGAGCTTGCCGCCGCCCGTAATAAAAAAGCCCGGGTGGCTATCCGTATTAACCCCAATGTTGACGCGCATACCCATCACTACATTACTACCGGGCTTGATGAAAATAAATTTGGCATCAACACATGGCAGCTTAACGATGTAGCCGAGAAACTGCGCAGCAGCGCCAGCCTGGAGTTTGTAGGCATACACTTTCACGTAGGTTCGCAAATTACCGATATGGAAGTGTTCAGGAGTTTATGCGTGCGCATTAATGAGATCCAGGCCTGGTTTGAGGATCGCGGCTTTACCATAAAAATACTCAACGCCGGCGGCGGTTTGGGGGTAAATTATTACAGTCCGGATGAAAACAACATAGCCGATTTTGAAAGCTACTTTAAGGTTTTTAAGGACTTTTTGAATGTTAAGCCGGGCCAGGAAGTGCACTTCGAATTAGGGCGTGTATTGGTAGCACAATCAGCAGCGCTTATTTCGCGCGTGTTGTATGTAAAGAATGGTCAGCGTAAAAACTTTCTGGTGCTTGATGCCGGCATGACCGAGCTGATCAGGCCGATGCTTTACCAAGCTTATCACCAGATAGATAACTTAAGCCGCAAGCCTGAGAATGTTACCGACGCGGTGAAATATGATGTGGTAGGCCCGATATGTGAAAGTACTGATTGTTTCCGTAAGGATGTTGAGCTGCCGCAATCATACCGTGGCGACATTATCGCGGTGCGCACAGCAGGCGCTTACGGACAAGTTATGGCATCAGGCTATAACCTGCGCACGCCTGTACAAAGTGTTTATTCGGGCGAATAA
- the yidC gene encoding membrane protein insertase YidC produces the protein MDRNTFTGLFLIMLIMVGGFYLIKPSPEEIKKEKERTEAAAAAKNGKKPAATKAAATAAPQTVDSAALKGPFGSAVAGKAQQIVLENSDVKVELSTLGGKVESVELKGYKTFDKKALVLFDGDGNTFGTTVNAAGRNFNTATLYFAPVQASKNNVTLRLSYSPTQYIDYTYTLADKGFKLDLNIKPISMDALIGNNGVLNLNWAASLHKQEKDMTQERQFSTVYYKLLDDNVEHLSVSEDEQKDVTDKKVKWVSFKQHFFSNVLISKTGFEKAKLAVSTDVNSQADVKQMKADLAVAKDASGTYPLEFYFGPNQFERLKDQGYDLQEQVDMGWGPLKYINRFAVLPIFNALNAFNWNYGIIILVLTILLKVVLSPLTYKSYLSMAKMRVLKPEMDEIKAKVGEDNPTLLQQEYLKLYKKAGVNPLGGCLPLLLQMPIVIAFFRFFPSLFELRGESFLWMKDLSTYDAVISWGQTIPVLGNHISLMCLLMTISTLIYTYFNNQLSGATGQMKYIGYITPLIFFGMLNSYPAGLNYYYFLANMLTFGQQYLIRLMVDDKKIHAKIQENKAKPEDPKKKKSGFSARLEEMMRQQQQAQQKKK, from the coding sequence ATGGATAGAAATACGTTCACAGGATTATTCCTGATCATGCTGATAATGGTAGGCGGGTTTTACCTGATCAAACCATCACCAGAAGAAATAAAAAAGGAAAAAGAGCGCACAGAGGCTGCAGCAGCGGCAAAAAACGGTAAAAAACCTGCGGCTACCAAAGCTGCGGCTACTGCCGCCCCGCAAACTGTTGATTCTGCTGCCTTGAAAGGGCCATTCGGTTCGGCCGTAGCGGGTAAAGCCCAGCAAATAGTGCTTGAAAACAGCGACGTAAAAGTTGAATTAAGCACCCTTGGCGGTAAAGTAGAGTCGGTTGAACTGAAAGGTTACAAAACCTTTGATAAAAAAGCGCTGGTTCTGTTTGATGGCGATGGTAATACCTTCGGTACTACGGTAAACGCAGCAGGCCGTAATTTTAACACTGCTACCCTTTACTTTGCGCCGGTACAAGCGTCAAAAAACAATGTAACCCTGCGTTTAAGCTACAGCCCAACGCAATATATTGATTATACTTACACGCTTGCCGACAAAGGCTTTAAGCTCGACCTGAACATTAAGCCTATCAGTATGGATGCGCTGATTGGCAACAACGGTGTGTTAAACCTTAACTGGGCCGCCAGCCTGCACAAGCAGGAAAAAGATATGACGCAGGAACGCCAGTTCTCTACAGTTTACTACAAACTGCTTGATGATAACGTGGAGCACCTGAGCGTAAGTGAAGATGAGCAGAAAGACGTTACTGACAAAAAAGTAAAGTGGGTATCATTCAAGCAGCACTTTTTCTCGAACGTGCTAATCAGCAAAACCGGCTTTGAAAAAGCTAAGCTGGCAGTTAGCACCGACGTAAACAGCCAGGCTGATGTTAAGCAGATGAAGGCTGACCTTGCGGTTGCTAAAGATGCAAGCGGCACTTATCCGCTGGAATTTTACTTTGGGCCTAATCAGTTTGAAAGACTTAAAGATCAGGGTTATGACCTGCAGGAGCAGGTTGACATGGGCTGGGGGCCGCTTAAGTACATCAACCGTTTTGCGGTGTTGCCTATATTCAATGCCTTAAACGCCTTTAACTGGAACTACGGTATCATAATATTGGTATTGACCATCCTGCTTAAAGTAGTGCTGTCGCCGCTTACCTATAAATCATACCTTTCGATGGCTAAAATGCGTGTGCTTAAGCCGGAGATGGATGAAATTAAAGCTAAAGTTGGTGAGGATAACCCTACTTTATTGCAACAGGAATATTTGAAGCTTTATAAAAAGGCAGGTGTAAACCCGTTAGGTGGTTGTTTGCCTTTATTGCTGCAAATGCCTATCGTGATTGCGTTCTTCCGCTTTTTCCCGAGCTTGTTTGAACTGCGGGGCGAGAGCTTTTTGTGGATGAAGGATCTATCTACTTATGATGCCGTGATCTCCTGGGGACAAACCATACCGGTATTGGGTAATCACATCAGCTTAATGTGTTTGCTGATGACTATCTCAACCCTGATCTACACTTACTTTAATAACCAATTATCAGGCGCTACCGGTCAGATGAAGTACATCGGTTATATTACGCCGCTTATCTTCTTCGGTATGCTGAACAGCTACCCGGCAGGTTTGAACTACTACTACTTCCTGGCTAACATGTTAACGTTTGGCCAGCAATACCTTATCCGCCTGATGGTTGACGATAAAAAGATCCACGCCAAAATTCAGGAGAACAAGGCTAAGCCGGAAGATCCTAAAAAGAAAAAATCAGGTTTCTCTGCCCGTCTGGAAGAAATGATGCGCCAGCAGCAACAGGCTCAGCAGAAAAAGAAATAA
- the gatC gene encoding Asp-tRNA(Asn)/Glu-tRNA(Gln) amidotransferase subunit GatC has protein sequence MTIDKQTVDKIAHLARLELAETEKEELMKDMSQILDFMAKLNEVDTAGVEPLVYMTTEDNVLREDVVKHEITTEQALLNAPKHDGSHILVAKVIDR, from the coding sequence ATGACGATTGACAAGCAAACAGTTGACAAAATAGCCCACCTTGCCCGCCTTGAACTGGCCGAAACCGAGAAAGAGGAGCTGATGAAAGACATGAGCCAAATACTCGATTTTATGGCCAAGCTTAACGAGGTAGATACCGCAGGTGTTGAACCGCTGGTATACATGACCACCGAAGATAACGTGTTGCGCGAAGATGTTGTAAAGCACGAAATAACCACCGAGCAAGCCCTGCTCAACGCCCCTAAGCACGATGGCAGCCACATATTGGTGGCTAAGGTGATTGACAGGTAG
- the trpS gene encoding tryptophan--tRNA ligase, producing METVVSGIRSTGNLHLGNYYGAIQNFIKMQHEYNCYFFIADLHSLTTHPTPADLHSNVKQVLVEYLAAGIDPEKATIYVQSDVPEVAELYLYLNMNAYLGELERSTSFKDKVRAQADNVNAGLLTYPVLMAADIIIHKATKVPVGKDQEQHLEMARTFGNRFNRLYNNDYFPEPYAFSYGSNLVKIPGLDGKGKMGKSEGEANAVYLSDAPEVIRKKVMRAVTDSGPTAENQEKPQEIQNLFDLMKVVSTEDTYQHFDNLYNTMQVRYGDLKKQLAEDMVNATAPIRERINDIANDSAYLSRVASLGAEKARESANKTIREVREIIGFRKF from the coding sequence ATGGAAACAGTTGTTAGTGGCATACGATCTACCGGAAACTTACATTTGGGTAATTATTACGGCGCAATACAGAATTTTATAAAGATGCAGCATGAGTATAACTGCTACTTTTTTATTGCCGATTTGCACTCGCTTACCACGCACCCCACCCCTGCAGACCTGCACAGCAATGTAAAACAAGTACTGGTTGAATACCTTGCCGCAGGCATTGACCCGGAAAAGGCTACTATTTACGTACAGTCGGACGTGCCTGAAGTGGCCGAGCTGTACCTGTACCTCAACATGAACGCCTATTTAGGTGAGCTGGAGCGCAGCACATCCTTTAAAGACAAAGTGCGTGCACAGGCCGATAACGTAAACGCGGGCCTGCTTACCTACCCGGTTTTGATGGCGGCGGATATCATCATCCATAAAGCTACTAAAGTACCCGTAGGTAAAGATCAGGAGCAGCACCTGGAGATGGCCCGCACCTTCGGCAACCGCTTTAACAGACTATATAACAACGATTACTTCCCCGAGCCATACGCATTTAGCTATGGCAGTAACCTGGTAAAAATTCCGGGACTGGATGGCAAGGGCAAAATGGGTAAATCTGAAGGTGAGGCTAATGCTGTTTATTTGTCCGACGCGCCTGAGGTGATCCGCAAAAAGGTAATGCGTGCTGTTACCGATAGTGGCCCAACCGCTGAAAACCAGGAAAAACCGCAGGAGATACAGAATTTGTTCGATCTGATGAAAGTAGTATCAACCGAAGATACATACCAGCATTTTGACAACCTGTACAACACCATGCAAGTACGCTACGGCGACCTGAAAAAGCAGCTTGCCGAGGATATGGTGAATGCTACGGCCCCAATCCGCGAACGCATAAACGATATTGCCAATGATAGCGCCTACCTTAGCCGTGTGGCCAGCCTTGGTGCCGAAAAAGCCCGCGAAAGTGCTAACAAAACCATCCGCGAAGTACGCGAGATAATCGGGTTCAGAAAATTCTAA
- a CDS encoding lysophospholipid acyltransferase family protein — MKMFLRKAHARLYRYSVGFFYFVFWPLLYYYSRKPERYPAMNKVRRAWGFVSSLVAGITYKIKYEQQIDWSRTYIICPNHTSNLDITALSIAIKNNISFMGKDELLDGLVTGLFFRTVDIPVNRESKMSSFRAFKATAERLQKGVTMIIFPEGTIPDHYPPEMISFKNGPFRLAIEHKIPIIPVTSLNTWQILWDDGLKHGSKPGVCNIFVHRPIETADLTIDDTDALRDQVHSIIQQKLQTA; from the coding sequence ATGAAAATGTTTTTAAGAAAGGCCCACGCCCGCTTGTACAGGTACAGTGTAGGCTTTTTTTACTTCGTTTTCTGGCCTTTACTGTATTATTACTCACGCAAACCGGAGCGCTACCCCGCCATGAATAAGGTGCGCAGGGCCTGGGGTTTTGTGAGTTCGCTGGTAGCCGGCATTACCTATAAAATTAAGTATGAACAGCAAATAGACTGGAGCCGTACCTACATTATTTGCCCTAATCACACGTCTAATCTTGATATAACCGCGCTGAGCATCGCCATAAAAAACAACATTAGTTTTATGGGGAAGGATGAACTGCTGGATGGGCTGGTAACCGGCCTATTTTTCCGTACGGTTGATATACCGGTTAACCGCGAAAGTAAGATGTCGTCATTCCGGGCATTCAAAGCTACCGCCGAGCGCCTGCAAAAGGGCGTTACGATGATAATTTTTCCGGAAGGCACTATTCCGGATCATTATCCCCCCGAGATGATTTCGTTTAAAAACGGGCCTTTTCGGCTGGCTATTGAACATAAAATACCTATCATCCCGGTAACATCCCTTAACACCTGGCAAATATTATGGGACGATGGCCTTAAACATGGCAGTAAACCCGGCGTTTGTAATATATTTGTACATAGGCCAATTGAAACGGCTGATTTAACCATTGATGATACCGATGCCCTGCGCGACCAGGTGCACAGCATCATTCAGCAAAAACTGCAAACCGCATGA
- a CDS encoding deoxynucleoside kinase translates to MHIAIVGNIGAGKTTLTEMLAKNYGFEPLFEAVDNNPYLEDFYSDMKRWSFNLQIYFLNSRYRQIIEIQKSGRNVIQDRTIYEDAFIFAENLHDMGLMTTRDYENYRSIFDNITSFIKPPDLLIYLKASVPTLVNNIQRRGREYESGIRLDYLSKLNEKYQKWINGYDLGKLLVLDKDNLDFANNTEDMATIVQMIEREIHGLF, encoded by the coding sequence ATGCACATTGCTATTGTAGGAAACATAGGTGCCGGTAAAACTACCCTCACCGAAATGCTGGCCAAAAACTATGGCTTTGAACCGCTTTTTGAAGCCGTTGATAACAACCCTTACCTTGAGGATTTTTACAGCGACATGAAACGCTGGAGCTTTAACCTGCAGATATACTTTTTAAACAGCCGTTACCGCCAGATCATCGAGATACAAAAAAGCGGGCGCAACGTGATACAGGACCGTACCATTTATGAGGATGCCTTTATTTTTGCGGAGAACCTGCATGATATGGGCCTTATGACCACGCGCGATTACGAGAATTACCGTTCAATATTTGATAACATCACCTCGTTTATCAAACCGCCTGACCTGCTGATCTATCTTAAGGCATCTGTGCCTACGCTGGTAAACAACATACAGCGCCGCGGCCGCGAATATGAGAGCGGTATCAGGCTGGATTATCTTTCAAAACTGAACGAGAAATACCAGAAATGGATAAACGGCTATGATTTGGGTAAGTTACTGGTGTTGGATAAGGACAACCTTGACTTTGCCAATAATACCGAAGATATGGCCACCATTGTGCAGATGATTGAAAGGGAGATTCACGGGTTATTTTAG
- a CDS encoding CTP synthase encodes MTKYIFVTGGVTSSLGKGIISASLAKLLQARGYRVTIQKFDPYINVDPGTLNPYEHGECYVTEDGAETDLDLGHYERFLNTPTSQSNNITTGRIYQNVINKEREGAFLGKTVQVVPHITDEIKRNFRILGESGDYDIVITEIGGTVGDIESLPFVEAVRQFRWEVGSSNSLVIHLTLVPFLAAAGELKTKPTQHSVKMLLEYGIQPDILVCRTEHHLTPDLRKKIALFCNVNINAVIESIDASTIYDVPLLMLKEQLDKTVLTKFKLPHKNDPDLESWKDFLGRLKNPTSEVRIGLVGKYVELPDAYKSITEAFIHAGAKNECKVKVEYIHSEQLTPGNAIDKLKGLHGVLVAPGFGERGFEGKIEAIRYVRENNIPFFGICLGMQCSVVEFGRNVLKLENANSTEMNPDTKYPVISMMEEQKNITAKGGTMRLGAYPCDLKKGSKAAAIYGKTHISERHRHRYEFNNEYLKKYEEAGLIPSGINPENGLVEIVELKNHPYFVGAQFHPELKSTVANPHPLFINFVAASLAYARKN; translated from the coding sequence ATGACCAAGTATATTTTTGTTACGGGCGGCGTTACTTCGTCGTTAGGGAAAGGTATTATTTCCGCTTCATTAGCTAAACTCTTACAGGCGCGTGGTTACCGTGTAACCATCCAAAAGTTCGACCCTTACATCAACGTCGACCCAGGAACGCTTAACCCTTACGAGCATGGCGAATGCTATGTAACCGAAGATGGTGCCGAAACCGACCTTGACCTTGGCCACTACGAGCGTTTTTTGAATACGCCAACGTCGCAATCAAACAATATTACTACCGGCCGTATCTACCAAAACGTGATCAATAAAGAGCGTGAAGGCGCCTTTTTGGGTAAAACGGTACAGGTTGTGCCGCATATTACGGATGAGATCAAACGCAACTTCCGCATATTGGGCGAGAGTGGCGATTATGATATCGTGATCACCGAAATTGGCGGTACCGTGGGCGATATTGAGTCGCTGCCGTTTGTGGAGGCTGTACGCCAGTTCCGTTGGGAAGTTGGCTCAAGCAACTCGCTGGTTATCCACCTTACCCTTGTGCCGTTTTTGGCCGCCGCGGGCGAGTTGAAAACCAAGCCGACACAGCACTCTGTTAAAATGTTGCTGGAATATGGTATACAGCCTGATATACTGGTTTGCCGTACCGAGCATCACCTCACGCCGGATCTGCGTAAAAAAATAGCCCTTTTCTGTAACGTAAATATCAATGCGGTTATCGAGTCGATAGACGCGTCGACCATTTACGATGTGCCTTTGCTGATGCTGAAAGAACAGCTGGATAAAACTGTACTGACCAAATTTAAGCTTCCGCATAAAAATGACCCTGACCTCGAAAGCTGGAAAGACTTTTTAGGCCGGTTGAAAAACCCGACGTCCGAAGTGCGCATTGGCTTGGTAGGTAAATATGTGGAGCTGCCGGACGCTTATAAATCCATCACCGAGGCATTTATACACGCGGGCGCTAAAAACGAGTGTAAAGTTAAGGTGGAATATATCCACTCCGAGCAATTAACGCCGGGCAACGCCATTGATAAATTAAAGGGTCTGCATGGTGTATTGGTAGCCCCAGGCTTTGGCGAGCGTGGTTTTGAGGGTAAGATTGAGGCTATCCGCTATGTGCGCGAAAACAATATCCCATTCTTTGGTATATGCCTGGGCATGCAGTGCTCGGTAGTTGAGTTTGGCCGTAACGTGCTTAAACTGGAAAACGCCAATAGTACCGAAATGAACCCTGACACCAAATACCCGGTGATCAGCATGATGGAGGAGCAAAAAAATATTACGGCCAAAGGTGGTACCATGCGCTTGGGCGCTTATCCGTGCGATCTGAAAAAAGGATCAAAAGCGGCCGCTATATACGGTAAAACCCATATCAGCGAGCGCCACCGCCACCGCTATGAGTTCAATAACGAATACCTGAAAAAGTACGAGGAAGCCGGTTTAATACCATCGGGCATTAACCCTGAAAACGGTTTGGTTGAGATAGTTGAGCTTAAAAACCACCCGTATTTTGTAGGCGCGCAGTTTCACCCTGAATTAAAATCAACAGTTGCTAATCCGCATCCACTTTTTATTAACTTTGTCGCCGCTTCGCTGGCTTACGCCCGCAAGAATTAA